The Leadbettera azotonutricia ZAS-9 genome has a window encoding:
- a CDS encoding 2-aminoethylphosphonate aminotransferase, with amino-acid sequence MIRYAVLLSGEMDFCTIGGIPLIEHTVRKLFASGIEEMFIVVHADSAAGYAELKSRYPGIVITTGAFQISGDFLFLRSGLLFDAIAFHVLINEARPDVQLASGSGEPIGIAKLQNSALEKMYPKMEIPSQAVTRKIATLLWGKIETGAAAQKTEQDLYPLIQEAEGLRSVRREVLLNPGPATTSDSVKYAQICADICPREKEFGNLMEWICTELSLMAGKPGRVETVLFGGSGTAADEVMISSCVPDEGKLLIVDNGAYGERFAKIAKVYKLNFEVFKSSGFKPLDTEAVKTKLIEGAFTHFAIVYHETTTGLLNPAPELCRFCHEHGITTIVDTVSAFAAIPIDMDRDGFDFMASTSNKNIQGMAGAALVFCRKEALAQISAYPMRNYYLNLQDQYNGFKKTKQTRFTPPVQTLYALRQAIIEAKIETIEKRYIRYSACWDILVKTVKKLGLSMLVPEAAQSKLITAIIDPASPAYSFDALHDLARSKSFTIYPGKLSDANTFRIANIGDIQPEEMTAFVKILEDYIQTL; translated from the coding sequence ATGATTAGATACGCAGTATTACTGTCAGGAGAAATGGATTTTTGCACTATCGGCGGAATACCTTTAATTGAACACACTGTCCGCAAACTCTTCGCCTCGGGAATAGAGGAGATGTTCATTGTGGTACATGCAGATTCTGCGGCAGGCTATGCTGAATTGAAATCCCGTTATCCTGGTATCGTAATTACCACCGGCGCTTTCCAAATTTCAGGTGATTTTCTCTTCCTGCGGAGCGGCCTTCTTTTTGACGCCATAGCCTTCCACGTCCTTATCAACGAGGCTCGTCCTGATGTGCAGCTTGCTTCCGGTTCAGGTGAACCCATAGGCATTGCCAAACTGCAAAATTCAGCCCTGGAAAAAATGTACCCAAAAATGGAGATTCCGTCTCAAGCTGTAACAAGGAAAATCGCAACACTCCTTTGGGGAAAAATCGAAACCGGTGCCGCTGCCCAAAAAACCGAACAAGATCTCTACCCCCTGATACAGGAAGCCGAAGGCCTCCGCAGCGTCAGGCGTGAGGTTCTCCTTAATCCGGGTCCTGCTACCACAAGCGACAGCGTTAAGTATGCCCAAATCTGCGCAGATATATGTCCCAGGGAAAAAGAATTCGGCAATCTCATGGAGTGGATCTGCACCGAGCTTTCCCTTATGGCAGGCAAACCAGGCAGGGTGGAAACCGTACTCTTCGGCGGTTCAGGCACCGCCGCCGACGAGGTGATGATTTCATCCTGTGTTCCCGATGAGGGAAAGCTCCTCATCGTCGATAACGGCGCTTACGGCGAGCGTTTTGCCAAAATCGCCAAGGTGTATAAACTCAATTTTGAAGTCTTTAAAAGTTCAGGTTTTAAGCCCCTGGATACAGAAGCGGTTAAAACAAAGCTTATAGAAGGCGCTTTTACCCATTTTGCCATTGTGTACCACGAAACCACTACGGGCCTGCTTAACCCCGCGCCCGAACTTTGCCGCTTTTGCCATGAACACGGAATTACCACCATTGTAGATACAGTCAGCGCCTTTGCGGCTATTCCCATCGACATGGACAGGGATGGCTTTGATTTTATGGCCTCAACCTCAAACAAAAACATTCAGGGTATGGCCGGCGCTGCCCTGGTTTTTTGCCGCAAGGAAGCTCTTGCACAGATAAGCGCTTACCCCATGCGGAACTATTACCTTAACCTTCAGGATCAATACAACGGCTTCAAGAAGACCAAACAAACCCGCTTTACCCCGCCTGTGCAGACCCTCTATGCCCTGCGCCAGGCAATTATTGAGGCAAAGATTGAAACAATAGAAAAGCGTTATATCCGTTATTCCGCCTGCTGGGACATACTTGTCAAAACGGTAAAAAAATTGGGCCTCTCCATGCTGGTTCCCGAAGCAGCCCAGTCTAAGCTTATTACTGCCATCATCGATCCTGCATCTCCTGCATATTCTTTTGATGCGCTCCACGATCTTGCCCGCAGTAAAAGTTTTACTATTTATCCCGGCAAACTCTCTGACGCCAACACATTCCGAATTGCCAATATCGGGGATATACAGCCGGAAGAAATGACGGCCTTTGTCAAAATTCTGGAAGATTACATTCAAACATTATAA
- a CDS encoding sulfite exporter TauE/SafE family protein: MSEFLRSLPFQQLDVPWKWAAWIVLGLCIGLSKAGFTGITAIIFPIIAIIFGAKASTGLNLPLLCFADVLAVIYYNRHTEWKYIIKLLPWTLAGFGLALWVDTLVPVQAFKYLMGGCILAGLIVMIWNDRRGKDAPAPSSWWFSALFGIAGGFSTTIGNIAGPIMSVFLLSMQLPKNSFVGTSAWFFLIVNYIKLPVQVFLWKNITLDVLALDLTLIPFILIGGIVGVVSIKKISESLYRKVIVVLTLVSTIFLFI; the protein is encoded by the coding sequence ATGAGCGAATTCCTCAGATCCCTGCCTTTTCAGCAACTTGACGTGCCCTGGAAATGGGCTGCCTGGATAGTTTTGGGACTCTGCATCGGCCTTTCGAAGGCAGGTTTCACCGGCATCACCGCAATAATCTTTCCAATTATTGCCATCATTTTCGGGGCCAAGGCGTCCACCGGCCTCAACCTGCCCCTGCTCTGCTTCGCCGATGTGCTGGCAGTTATCTACTATAACCGCCATACGGAATGGAAATATATCATCAAGCTCCTCCCCTGGACATTGGCAGGCTTTGGCCTGGCTCTTTGGGTGGATACTCTCGTGCCGGTTCAGGCTTTTAAGTACCTCATGGGAGGCTGTATTCTGGCTGGCCTTATTGTCATGATCTGGAACGATCGCCGGGGAAAAGACGCCCCTGCCCCCTCATCCTGGTGGTTTTCGGCCCTCTTCGGCATTGCCGGGGGCTTTTCCACAACTATCGGGAACATCGCAGGGCCCATCATGTCGGTATTCCTCCTCTCCATGCAGCTACCCAAGAACAGCTTCGTGGGCACTTCGGCCTGGTTCTTTCTCATAGTGAATTATATAAAACTGCCTGTGCAGGTCTTTTTATGGAAAAATATCACCCTGGATGTGCTGGCCCTGGACCTGACCTTGATCCCATTCATTTTGATAGGCGGAATAGTGGGGGTTGTCAGTATTAAGAAGATTTCAGAGTCCCTATACCGGAAGGTTATCGTAGTTCTGACCCTGGTTTCCACGATTTTCCTATTTATTTAG
- the dnaJ gene encoding molecular chaperone DnaJ encodes MAKRDYYDILGVQKGASKDDIKKAYRKLAIQYHPDKNPGNKEAEEKFKEATEAYEILGDDQKRQAYDQFGFAGVEGMGGGPQDFSQTFRGFEDIFGDMGSFGGIFESLFGGGGPGGAGARRGGGPRQGANLRYDIEIPFKDAVFGTKVEIQYTRNDSCSVCKGSGAANGAGRKVCPTCQGSGQVRRSSGFFSVAQPCPSCGGEGYIIEKPCTECGGSGTQKKRQKIMVTIPSGVENGKRVAIPRQGDAGPAGGPPGDLYVFIRVKAHEYFERQDEDLYCAVPISITQAALGAEIQVATLEGKTIKVKVPPGIQNGKLLRIRDEGVPIQGRRGNLYIKLMVQIPVKLSKRGRELMEELAKAEGENSTPKPISLSELSEQ; translated from the coding sequence ATGGCCAAGCGCGATTACTACGACATATTAGGCGTTCAAAAGGGCGCCTCTAAAGACGACATAAAAAAGGCTTACCGCAAGCTGGCCATTCAGTATCACCCTGACAAAAATCCGGGGAACAAGGAAGCCGAGGAAAAATTCAAGGAAGCCACCGAGGCGTACGAGATACTCGGGGACGATCAGAAACGCCAGGCCTACGACCAGTTCGGTTTTGCCGGTGTCGAAGGCATGGGTGGCGGGCCCCAGGATTTCTCGCAGACTTTCAGAGGCTTCGAAGACATCTTCGGAGACATGGGTTCTTTCGGGGGTATCTTCGAAAGCCTCTTCGGCGGAGGCGGCCCCGGAGGCGCAGGCGCCAGGCGCGGGGGAGGTCCGAGGCAGGGAGCAAATCTCCGCTACGACATTGAGATTCCTTTCAAAGACGCAGTCTTCGGCACCAAGGTCGAAATTCAATATACCCGCAACGATTCATGCTCGGTCTGCAAAGGCTCGGGCGCCGCCAACGGAGCGGGCAGAAAAGTCTGCCCCACCTGCCAGGGTTCAGGCCAGGTACGCCGCAGCTCGGGCTTTTTCTCGGTGGCTCAGCCCTGCCCTTCCTGCGGAGGCGAAGGCTACATCATCGAAAAGCCCTGTACCGAATGCGGCGGTTCGGGAACCCAGAAAAAACGGCAGAAGATCATGGTTACCATCCCATCAGGGGTGGAAAACGGTAAACGAGTAGCCATACCCCGCCAGGGCGATGCAGGGCCGGCCGGCGGCCCTCCGGGGGATCTCTATGTTTTTATACGCGTAAAGGCCCACGAATATTTTGAACGCCAGGACGAGGATCTATACTGCGCGGTTCCCATCTCCATAACACAGGCTGCTTTAGGTGCGGAAATACAAGTCGCCACTCTCGAAGGCAAAACCATCAAGGTTAAAGTCCCCCCAGGCATACAAAACGGCAAACTGCTTCGCATACGCGACGAAGGCGTGCCGATTCAGGGACGCAGGGGCAATCTCTATATCAAGCTCATGGTTCAAATCCCTGTAAAACTTTCCAAGCGGGGCAGGGAACTCATGGAGGAGCTTGCGAAAGCCGAGGGGGAGAACAGTACTCCAAAACCCATATCCCTGTCGGAACTGTCTGAACAATGA
- the aepX gene encoding phosphoenolpyruvate mutase: protein MKTIYLGLRGDIIHPGIINIIREAQKHGQVLVGLLTDSAIAAHKRLPYLTWEQRLEVVENIKGVSRVVPQEEWSYVPNLKKYKPDAIIHGDDWKSGPLSKERGHVYAAMQELGGEVIEIPYTQGVNSSALSEAMRAIGTTPDIRLKTLRRLLEIKPIVRIMEAHSGLSGLIIENLEIQSEDGLRSFDGMWSSSLTDSASKGKPDIEAVDLTTRMQDLTNILECTTKPIIFDGDTGGKSEHFVFTVRTLERNGISAVIIEDKIGLKKNSLFGTDVIQELCPIPEFCEKISAGKRAQVTRDFMIIARLESLIAGFPVSDALERARAFVAAGADGIMIHSKEKSGSDIREFCLKFRAEYEKVPLVLVPTSYNQFLEKELCQWGASIIIYANHMLRASYPAMMNAARTILENERALEADKLCMPIKEILELIPGGK from the coding sequence ATGAAAACAATTTATTTGGGGCTTCGGGGCGATATCATCCACCCGGGCATCATCAACATTATCAGGGAAGCTCAAAAACACGGGCAGGTACTTGTGGGCCTCCTCACAGATTCTGCAATTGCCGCCCACAAACGCCTCCCCTACCTCACCTGGGAACAGCGTCTCGAAGTGGTAGAGAACATCAAGGGCGTATCCAGGGTAGTACCCCAGGAAGAATGGAGCTATGTACCCAATCTGAAAAAGTATAAACCCGATGCCATTATCCACGGCGATGATTGGAAATCGGGTCCCTTGAGTAAAGAGCGCGGCCATGTCTATGCAGCAATGCAGGAACTGGGCGGTGAAGTTATCGAGATCCCCTACACCCAGGGTGTGAACTCCTCAGCTTTAAGCGAAGCCATGCGCGCCATAGGCACCACCCCGGATATCAGGCTTAAAACATTACGGCGTCTCCTCGAAATAAAACCAATAGTACGAATTATGGAGGCCCACTCGGGCCTCTCGGGTCTCATCATCGAAAACCTCGAAATCCAAAGCGAAGACGGCCTCCGCAGTTTTGACGGTATGTGGTCATCAAGCCTCACCGACTCCGCCAGCAAGGGTAAGCCCGATATCGAAGCCGTTGACCTCACTACCCGTATGCAGGATCTCACCAATATCCTCGAATGTACTACCAAGCCCATCATCTTTGACGGCGACACAGGCGGCAAGAGCGAACACTTCGTGTTTACTGTCCGTACCCTGGAACGGAACGGTATTTCGGCAGTTATCATCGAAGATAAAATCGGCCTTAAAAAGAATTCACTTTTTGGCACCGATGTAATCCAGGAACTCTGCCCCATCCCCGAATTCTGTGAAAAGATCAGCGCAGGAAAACGCGCCCAGGTAACCCGTGACTTCATGATCATAGCCCGCCTTGAAAGCCTCATCGCAGGCTTCCCGGTTTCTGACGCCCTTGAACGCGCCAGGGCTTTTGTCGCGGCCGGGGCTGACGGCATCATGATACACAGTAAAGAAAAATCAGGCAGCGATATACGCGAGTTCTGCCTGAAGTTCCGGGCCGAATACGAAAAGGTACCGCTGGTTCTTGTTCCTACTTCTTATAATCAGTTTTTAGAAAAGGAACTTTGCCAATGGGGAGCGTCAATTATTATTTATGCTAACCACATGCTCAGGGCTTCTTATCCGGCAATGATGAATGCGGCGCGGACTATACTGGAGAACGAGCGGGCGCTTGAAGCAGACAAACTCTGTATGCCGATAAAGGAAATTCTTGAATTGATACCTGGGGGAAAATGA
- a CDS encoding pantothenate kinase: MIIGIDIGSTTTKAVSIEAGKVLKMIKTTASDALTSATGAFGKMIVENNIRMPDIQGIRITGAGSTKINNDLFGIPTKRVEEITAIGIGGMFLSGQDNIVIANIGTGTAIIEAKKDKISHLGGSGVGGGTILGLAKKLLMMSGFSDVMELAKSGNLNQVDLLMEDIMETDISFLNKESTASNFGKMLDTARNEDIALGILNLVYQVIGMMSVFAARSRNIDQVIVTGSGSNNPIGKKILSEITKMHSVAFEYPPDAEYTTAIGAGLH, encoded by the coding sequence ATGATCATAGGGATAGATATAGGCAGTACCACCACCAAGGCAGTTTCCATTGAGGCCGGCAAGGTACTAAAAATGATAAAAACCACCGCCTCCGATGCGCTGACTTCCGCCACTGGCGCTTTTGGCAAAATGATAGTCGAGAACAATATCAGGATGCCGGACATCCAGGGAATCAGGATCACCGGCGCGGGATCTACCAAAATCAACAATGACCTTTTCGGCATCCCCACCAAACGGGTGGAAGAGATTACCGCCATCGGTATTGGCGGCATGTTCCTCTCGGGGCAGGACAATATCGTCATCGCCAATATAGGAACAGGGACCGCCATCATCGAGGCAAAGAAGGACAAAATTTCTCATCTGGGAGGTTCAGGGGTCGGGGGCGGCACCATCCTGGGATTGGCAAAAAAACTGCTTATGATGTCCGGCTTTAGCGATGTTATGGAATTGGCAAAGTCGGGGAACCTGAACCAGGTGGATCTTCTTATGGAAGATATCATGGAAACGGACATCAGCTTTTTAAACAAGGAATCCACAGCCTCCAACTTCGGCAAGATGCTGGACACCGCCCGGAACGAGGATATTGCCCTGGGAATCCTCAACCTGGTGTATCAGGTTATCGGCATGATGTCGGTCTTTGCCGCCCGGAGCCGGAACATAGACCAGGTTATCGTTACCGGCAGCGGCAGCAACAATCCCATCGGCAAAAAAATTCTGTCCGAAATTACCAAGATGCATTCCGTGGCCTTTGAATACCCTCCGGATGCAGAGTATACTACCGCTATCGGAGCGGGGCTCCATTAA
- the grpE gene encoding nucleotide exchange factor GrpE: MSKHSHNPGPEEGVKKEEAAPQAEAGASGAANGADAPGGETGQAAAQDQGAVSGNAQAAPEKPLTPEERIAALEIQLAEANDQYLRKAADFENFRKRMAREKQEAIDFANQSLLMDLIQTMDDFDRAIKVAEGMAQSTPEFASFYEGVSMIEKRLSTQLDNKWGLKRFDSEGQPFDPNRHEAIMMEKSAEAKEATVAQDLIKGYTLKDRVIRAAKVKVIMPESN, translated from the coding sequence ATGTCAAAGCACAGCCACAACCCCGGTCCAGAGGAAGGGGTCAAGAAAGAGGAAGCCGCCCCCCAGGCAGAAGCAGGGGCTTCGGGAGCCGCAAACGGGGCAGATGCACCTGGCGGAGAAACTGGCCAGGCCGCCGCGCAAGATCAGGGAGCTGTGTCCGGCAACGCCCAGGCGGCCCCCGAAAAGCCGCTTACGCCGGAGGAGAGAATCGCAGCCCTGGAGATACAGCTGGCCGAAGCCAACGATCAGTACCTCCGCAAGGCTGCGGATTTCGAGAATTTCCGCAAGCGCATGGCCAGGGAAAAGCAGGAGGCCATAGACTTTGCCAATCAGAGCCTCCTCATGGATCTGATTCAGACCATGGACGATTTTGACCGGGCCATCAAGGTCGCGGAAGGCATGGCCCAGTCCACGCCGGAATTCGCAAGTTTTTACGAGGGCGTCTCCATGATCGAGAAGCGCCTTTCGACCCAGTTGGACAACAAGTGGGGGCTTAAGCGTTTTGATTCAGAGGGCCAGCCCTTTGATCCCAACCGCCACGAGGCCATTATGATGGAGAAATCCGCGGAAGCCAAAGAGGCAACAGTTGCCCAAGACCTGATTAAAGGGTATACCTTGAAAGATCGCGTTATCAGGGCAGCAAAAGTAAAAGTAATTATGCCGGAATCAAATTAA
- the aepY gene encoding phosphonopyruvate decarboxylase, producing the protein MIDPGNLFDKLVKRGTDFFTGVPDSLLKNFCAYITDHAKADNHIIAVNEGSAVALASGFHLGTGKIPLVYMQNSGIGNAVNPLLSLTDPLVYRIPLILMIGWRGEPGVKDEPQHLKQGKVTCALLEAMEIPYAILTRDEADLNDQLDACYASLEKNGGPYAFVVKKDTFTPYTLTHTEEYPAVELTREEAIEEIILSSPPEEAFFTTTGMASRELYELREKHRMGHERDFLTVGSMGHASSLALAAAMQRREIPITCLDGDGAVLMHLGVLGTIGTCKPSNLRHIVLNNGAHDSVGGQPTIGFKVDLCAMALAAGYPEAHRVYTREELRALFTARKGPVFIEVRIRKGNRADLGRPGTSPETNKKALMDFLRGEL; encoded by the coding sequence ATGATAGATCCTGGTAATCTTTTTGATAAGCTTGTAAAAAGGGGGACGGATTTTTTTACCGGTGTTCCTGATTCGCTTTTGAAAAATTTCTGCGCCTACATAACCGATCATGCTAAAGCTGATAACCACATTATTGCGGTTAACGAAGGATCCGCCGTTGCCCTGGCCTCGGGCTTTCACCTTGGAACCGGAAAAATCCCCTTGGTATATATGCAGAATTCGGGGATAGGCAACGCGGTGAATCCTCTCCTTTCGCTGACCGATCCCCTGGTTTACCGTATTCCCCTGATCCTTATGATTGGCTGGCGGGGTGAACCTGGGGTTAAGGACGAACCCCAGCATCTCAAACAGGGCAAAGTTACCTGCGCTTTGCTTGAGGCCATGGAAATACCCTATGCCATTCTTACACGCGATGAAGCTGATTTGAACGATCAGCTTGACGCGTGCTATGCGTCTTTGGAAAAAAATGGCGGCCCTTACGCCTTTGTCGTAAAGAAAGACACCTTTACTCCTTATACATTAACGCATACTGAAGAATATCCGGCTGTTGAGTTGACCCGCGAAGAAGCCATTGAGGAGATAATTCTTTCATCACCCCCGGAGGAGGCCTTTTTTACCACTACCGGCATGGCTTCACGGGAATTGTACGAATTGCGGGAAAAGCACCGTATGGGCCACGAACGGGATTTTCTTACCGTAGGTTCCATGGGCCACGCTTCTTCATTGGCCCTCGCTGCAGCCATGCAGAGAAGGGAGATTCCCATTACCTGCCTTGACGGTGACGGCGCAGTATTAATGCACCTGGGTGTATTGGGAACTATAGGTACCTGTAAGCCTTCCAATCTGCGCCACATTGTTTTGAACAACGGCGCCCATGATTCAGTGGGGGGCCAGCCTACTATAGGCTTCAAAGTTGACCTCTGCGCCATGGCTCTTGCAGCGGGATACCCGGAAGCCCATCGTGTGTATACCCGGGAGGAACTTCGCGCCCTTTTTACTGCACGTAAAGGTCCTGTTTTTATCGAAGTGCGTATACGCAAAGGCAACAGGGCGGACCTGGGCCGGCCCGGTACAAGTCCTGAAACAAATAAAAAAGCTTTAATGGATTTTTTAAGGGGAGAGTTATAA
- the dnaK gene encoding molecular chaperone DnaK has product MGKIIGIDLGTTNSCVAVLEGGEPVVIQNSEGGRTTPSIVGFTSKGERVVGQPAKNQMITNPENTIYSIKRFMGRRYSEVTSEIKLAPYRVKEQGDDVRVDIDGKLYSPQEISAFTLQKMKKTAEDYLGEEVTEAVITVPAYFNDAQRQATKDAGKIAGLEVKRIINEPTAASLAFGFNKDSKKEKTIAVYDLGGGTFDVSILELGEGVFEVKSTNGDTHLGGDDFDRRVMEWLIAEFKKDSGIDLAQDRMALQRLREAAEKAKIELSAMQTTEINLPFITADASGPKHLQKTLSRAKFEQMVEDLLNRSKDPCVKALKDAGLNADQIDEVILVGGSTRIPAVQQIVKDLFKKEPNKGVNPDEAVAIGAAIQGGILGGDVKDVLLLDVTPLSLGIETLGSVMTKLITRNTTIPTRKSQIFSTAADGQTAVSIHVLQGEREMANQNRTLGRFDLVGIPPAPRGVPQVEVTFDIDANGIVHVSAKDLGTGKEQKIRIESSSGLSDGDIDRMVKEAELHAEEDKKEREKAEVRNEADNMVYSTEKNIKDLGDKVNAADKAKAEEAIADLRKALEGTDLEAIKAKSEALKQISYKIAEEVYKQTGAQPGAGGPGDAGQAGPGAGGPGNASQGNGGNTKSAEDADYEVVDDDK; this is encoded by the coding sequence ATGGGTAAGATAATTGGAATCGACTTGGGAACAACAAATTCCTGCGTGGCAGTCCTGGAAGGGGGCGAGCCGGTGGTCATTCAGAATTCCGAGGGGGGCCGCACCACTCCCTCAATCGTGGGATTCACCAGCAAGGGCGAACGGGTGGTAGGCCAGCCTGCAAAAAACCAGATGATCACCAATCCCGAAAACACCATTTACTCGATTAAGCGGTTCATGGGCCGCCGTTACTCCGAGGTTACCAGCGAGATAAAGCTGGCGCCTTACCGGGTGAAGGAGCAGGGCGACGACGTGCGGGTGGACATTGACGGGAAGCTCTATTCCCCCCAGGAAATTTCCGCCTTCACCCTTCAAAAGATGAAGAAAACCGCCGAGGACTATCTGGGCGAAGAAGTTACCGAAGCGGTCATCACGGTTCCCGCCTACTTCAACGATGCCCAGCGCCAGGCCACCAAAGACGCGGGGAAAATCGCCGGCCTTGAGGTGAAGCGCATCATCAACGAGCCTACGGCGGCGTCACTTGCCTTCGGCTTCAACAAGGATTCAAAGAAAGAAAAGACCATCGCGGTCTACGACCTGGGCGGCGGCACCTTCGACGTTTCCATCCTGGAACTGGGCGAAGGGGTCTTTGAAGTAAAATCCACCAACGGCGACACCCACCTGGGAGGCGATGATTTTGACCGCCGCGTCATGGAATGGCTCATTGCCGAGTTCAAGAAAGATTCGGGCATTGATCTGGCTCAGGACCGCATGGCCCTCCAGCGTCTGCGCGAAGCTGCTGAAAAAGCCAAGATCGAACTTTCGGCTATGCAGACTACGGAGATCAACCTGCCCTTCATCACTGCCGATGCAAGCGGCCCCAAGCACCTTCAAAAAACCCTTTCCAGGGCAAAGTTTGAACAGATGGTGGAAGACCTCCTCAACAGGTCAAAAGACCCCTGCGTTAAAGCCCTCAAAGACGCGGGCCTCAATGCAGACCAGATCGACGAAGTTATCCTCGTGGGCGGTTCAACCCGTATCCCCGCGGTTCAGCAGATCGTAAAGGATCTCTTTAAGAAGGAACCCAACAAGGGCGTTAACCCTGACGAAGCGGTCGCCATAGGCGCGGCTATTCAGGGCGGTATCCTTGGGGGCGATGTAAAAGACGTGCTGCTCCTGGACGTTACCCCCCTCTCGCTGGGTATCGAAACCCTGGGCAGCGTCATGACCAAGCTCATCACCAGGAACACGACCATTCCTACCCGGAAGAGTCAAATTTTCTCCACTGCCGCCGACGGCCAGACCGCGGTGTCCATACACGTGCTTCAAGGCGAACGGGAAATGGCGAACCAGAACCGCACCCTCGGACGCTTCGACCTCGTGGGCATTCCGCCTGCGCCCCGGGGAGTTCCCCAGGTCGAAGTTACCTTCGACATCGACGCCAACGGCATAGTCCACGTATCCGCCAAGGATCTCGGCACCGGCAAGGAACAGAAGATACGCATCGAAAGTTCTTCGGGCCTTTCTGACGGCGACATAGACCGCATGGTCAAAGAAGCGGAACTCCACGCCGAAGAGGACAAGAAGGAACGCGAAAAGGCGGAAGTCCGCAACGAAGCCGACAACATGGTCTACTCCACGGAGAAGAACATCAAAGACCTGGGCGACAAGGTGAACGCCGCCGATAAGGCCAAAGCCGAAGAAGCCATCGCCGATCTCAGGAAGGCCCTGGAAGGCACGGATCTCGAAGCCATCAAGGCCAAGAGCGAGGCCCTCAAGCAGATTTCTTACAAGATCGCGGAAGAGGTCTACAAGCAGACCGGCGCCCAGCCAGGCGCGGGCGGCCCCGGCGATGCAGGTCAGGCAGGCCCCGGAGCAGGCGGCCCCGGCAACGCATCCCAGGGCAACGGCGGCAATACCAAAAGCGCCGAAGATGCAGACTACGAAGTGGTAGATGACGATAAATAG
- a CDS encoding aldo/keto reductase, producing the protein MTNTVLGRTGLTINRDAFGALPIQRVDIATAGKILFKALDGGINFFDTARGYTDSEEKIGASIAKRRGEFILATKTPSKNAEGFWKDLETSLGKLKTDYIDIYQFHNPDFIPKPNDGTGLYEAMTEAKKQGKIRFISITNHKLNLAKEAVESGLYDTLQFPFSYLSNDTDIALVKLCAEKNVGFIAMKALSGGLITDIYAARNWMAQYANVVPIWGIQRETELDQLLEAMKQTSPLTPDQKAKIAKDREELAGDFCRGCGYCLPCPAEITINICARINLLLKRAPEAQWVSETWQQNMAKIENCLHCGHCTDNCPYGLDTPALLQKSLKNYREFVSSRQVRV; encoded by the coding sequence ATGACAAATACCGTATTGGGCCGCACAGGCCTCACCATTAACAGGGATGCCTTCGGCGCACTGCCCATTCAGCGGGTGGATATAGCCACAGCCGGTAAGATCCTGTTCAAAGCCCTTGACGGGGGTATCAACTTTTTCGACACTGCCCGGGGCTACACGGACAGCGAAGAAAAAATAGGCGCTTCCATTGCAAAACGGCGGGGCGAATTCATCCTGGCAACCAAGACGCCCTCCAAAAATGCCGAAGGCTTTTGGAAGGATCTCGAAACCAGCCTGGGCAAGCTTAAAACCGACTACATCGACATCTACCAGTTTCACAACCCCGACTTTATCCCCAAGCCGAATGACGGTACCGGCCTTTACGAGGCCATGACAGAGGCAAAAAAGCAGGGCAAGATACGCTTCATCAGTATCACCAACCACAAATTGAATCTGGCAAAAGAAGCGGTGGAAAGCGGCCTGTACGATACCCTGCAATTCCCCTTTAGCTATCTCTCCAACGATACCGACATAGCCCTTGTCAAACTCTGCGCGGAAAAGAACGTGGGCTTCATCGCCATGAAAGCCCTGTCGGGCGGCCTCATCACCGACATATACGCTGCCCGGAACTGGATGGCCCAATACGCCAACGTGGTTCCCATCTGGGGCATACAGCGGGAAACTGAGCTGGATCAGCTCCTGGAAGCCATGAAGCAAACTTCCCCATTAACCCCCGATCAGAAAGCCAAAATCGCCAAAGACCGCGAAGAACTGGCAGGCGATTTCTGCAGGGGCTGCGGTTACTGCCTCCCCTGCCCGGCGGAGATAACCATCAACATCTGCGCCAGAATCAATCTCCTTTTAAAGCGGGCCCCTGAAGCCCAATGGGTCTCGGAAACCTGGCAGCAGAACATGGCCAAAATCGAAAACTGCCTCCACTGCGGCCATTGTACCGACAACTGCCCCTACGGCCTCGACACTCCGGCGCTGCTCCAAAAGAGCCTCAAAAACTACCGGGAATTTGTTTCGAGCCGCCAGGTGAGGGTATAG